The following nucleotide sequence is from Cicer arietinum cultivar CDC Frontier isolate Library 1 chromosome 2, Cicar.CDCFrontier_v2.0, whole genome shotgun sequence.
CTTTGTGGAGcattttcatattttgttacttctTTGCTAAATCTATTATTTGGTGCTAGAAATCTGTTTCCTTGGCTGTTGATTGTAGGGTTTGCACTTCCACCAATTGCATACATTTCCCAGTGAGTGTAATCATTGTTCACCACATGAAAATATCCATGTCTACACCtgaaaacaataattaattgtttaaagttatttatgcgcttttaaatataagtaaaaataactaattttacatatattaaaaaattgagttaaatatattttcaattattacaaaattatgatatttttctgtttagtctttaaatttttatttaatttttttagtttttattttgattttatagagaTTTCTTTTAAAGACTAAAAGAATCAAggttttacaatttaaaaaaaaaaaataaggactAATAGTGAATCATATTTTTAGGAATTCAAatgttgagaattttttttatagaaattaaaaatttatttaatccttaaaaaattaattaaatgtaattaatatttttaatcttataaAGATATAAGTACATTCTCAAAAGCTTCCTTCACCAAAACTTATGAGAATAACTagagtttatttaaaataaaactttcaatATTAAGAGAATATTTTTGAAAAGACACCATTTCAAGTGGTTGTTTGAACAAATAAAATGTCTCATTCTTTCTCAATCTTAACTATATAACTCCAtcaaaaagtcaaaattaacCTTTTTACACTTTTTGAATTTTCAGGTTTTAAGGTGGTTAGATATGATTGTTTAGTTTGGCCTTTACTCTGTTTTTGGTTCAGTGGAGCCTCATGCTACTAGTAAGAAATAGTTGACATTAATATGAAATTCAATACcaatatactttaaaattttaatgtaagATTGAAATttagaaaagaacaaaaaaagtaaaatctcttctatttatttttatatttgtcactaaaaaaaaagtcaaaatttaAAGGGTTCAATGTTcacaattattatatttatttatatatatataacttataaaagaaataaagaacatgtataaaaaaaaattaccaaattgaaatttgatgagaaattattgatatatatgCATACCTTGGCATTCTTTGGACAAGGCCTTCTCCAAAATGATTAAAAGCAATAGTGACTTGCATGTCCTTATCTTGTGTATAAGAATCACTATGTCCTAAAAGCATGACCTTATCATGATGAGTCATATAATTGTTACTAATAGTAATAGCCGTAGATCCATGTATAACATCAATTAATCCATCACGACAATTAGACAAAGAACAATGATCAACCCAAATATGCtttgaattaaatattgaaattccATCACCATCTGAAACCGTCCAAAATCCATAATGTTCTGGTGAGTCTCTAATATTTGTGTTCCCCCTTGGTTTACAATCATGAACATTAATACCATGTATTATAATGTTACTAACATAATGTATTGTTATACACCCCCCATTTGCTATATGCACACTAGCACCTCTTCCATCAATTGTTTTGAATGAATTTACCAAAAGTTCTTGTTTTAATGTAATTACCATATCTCTTTTGAATATTATCCATAATGGTTCATCTTGTATTGAACCATATCTTAATGTTCCTGGCTTAGGGTTAACTGGATCATCATCACTTGAATCAGTGACAATATAGATT
It contains:
- the LOC101488916 gene encoding probable pectate lyase 5, whose translation is MNSLSCFLIVFSLSLLTSNFVSSSAVQDPELVVQDVQRSINNASRRNLGYLSCGTGNPIDDCWRCDTNWENNRQRLADCAIGFGKDAIGGKNGKIYIVTDSSDDDPVNPKPGTLRYGSIQDEPLWIIFKRDMVITLKQELLVNSFKTIDGRGASVHIANGGCITIHYVSNIIIHGINVHDCKPRGNTNIRDSPEHYGFWTVSDGDGISIFNSKHIWVDHCSLSNCRDGLIDVIHGSTAITISNNYMTHHDKVMLLGHSDSYTQDKDMQVTIAFNHFGEGLVQRMPRCRHGYFHVVNNDYTHWEMYAIGGSANPTINSQGNRFLAPNNRFSKEVTKYENAPQSEWNNWNWRSEGDLFLNGAFFRQSGAGASSIYARASSLSARPSSLVASITTTSGALNCKKGVRC